From the genome of Methanomassiliicoccales archaeon, one region includes:
- a CDS encoding ACT domain-containing protein has translation MRQFEVCVTNKPGEVARLAEVLAKNAVNIRGISTDLGGNPGIIRVITDDEASARRVLTSSGMDFVERDIVVISMSDKPGELAKLTKRLARAGINIESLFILGPKTSEVQVAIGVDQRDRAQELLLK, from the coding sequence ATGAGGCAGTTCGAGGTCTGCGTGACGAACAAGCCTGGTGAAGTCGCTCGGCTTGCTGAGGTATTGGCCAAGAACGCCGTGAACATCCGCGGGATATCAACGGACCTGGGCGGCAACCCGGGCATCATCCGCGTGATCACGGACGATGAGGCCAGCGCCCGAAGGGTGCTGACCAGTAGCGGCATGGACTTCGTCGAGCGCGACATCGTGGTGATCTCCATGTCCGACAAGCCTGGAGAGCTGGCGAAGTTGACGAAGAGACTTGCACGGGCGGGGATCAACATCGAGAGTCTGTTCATACTAGGCCCCAAGACCTCAGAGGTCCAGGTGGCTATAGGGGTCGACCAAAGGGACCGAGCCCAGGAGCTCCTCCTGAAGTGA
- a CDS encoding DMT family transporter: MRFKVDVYEQLLILSSILWGTSFVASKIGVGHVDPFYFGMMRWVIGAELLLLIAFLTKKFRPEIFRNKLIWGIGLINAVGLTLQNVGMTQTTATNTVLLVDINVVFVVIISYFVLAEKITRYTVYGLLFGLVGVGFVSTGGDLSQLTQGSFVGNILVFGAGVVWAFYIVFQKKLVGPRTEPLMISAAVVTSTAIFSIPIALLFTTNYALDLAGSAVMVYLGTVCTGGAWLLYIMGLRGKGATESSIILLLEIVFAMVFAYLVLSEMPGWPTAIGGVFIVLSILFVSARPNGNERENKGD, encoded by the coding sequence ATGAGGTTCAAGGTCGACGTGTATGAGCAGCTGCTCATACTGTCCAGCATCTTGTGGGGCACGTCCTTCGTGGCCTCCAAGATCGGCGTGGGCCACGTCGACCCGTTCTACTTCGGCATGATGCGGTGGGTCATCGGGGCGGAGCTGCTTTTGCTCATAGCCTTCCTCACCAAGAAGTTCAGACCGGAGATCTTCCGCAACAAGCTGATCTGGGGGATCGGACTGATTAATGCCGTGGGCCTCACACTGCAGAACGTGGGTATGACCCAGACCACCGCCACCAACACCGTGCTTCTGGTGGACATCAACGTGGTCTTTGTGGTCATCATCTCCTACTTCGTTCTGGCGGAGAAGATTACCCGGTACACCGTCTACGGCCTATTGTTTGGCCTAGTGGGTGTGGGGTTCGTCTCCACTGGAGGCGATCTGAGCCAGTTGACCCAAGGCAGTTTTGTCGGCAACATCCTGGTCTTTGGCGCAGGAGTGGTGTGGGCCTTCTACATCGTCTTCCAGAAGAAGTTGGTGGGGCCCAGGACCGAACCGCTGATGATTTCTGCCGCGGTCGTGACCTCCACGGCCATCTTCTCCATACCCATTGCTTTGTTGTTCACCACCAACTACGCGCTTGATCTGGCGGGCTCCGCCGTCATGGTGTACCTAGGTACTGTATGTACGGGGGGCGCCTGGCTCCTCTATATCATGGGGCTGAGAGGGAAAGGCGCGACCGAGTCCTCCATCATCCTACTGCTGGAGATCGTCTTCGCAATGGTGTTCGCTTACCTCGTTCTGAGCGAGATGCCAGGCTGGCCGACCGCCATTGGAGGCGTGTTCATCGTGCTCTCAATCCTCTTCGTGAGCGCCAGGCCAAACGGCAACGAAAGAGAGAACAAAGGAGATTGA